DNA sequence from the Callospermophilus lateralis isolate mCalLat2 chromosome 2, mCalLat2.hap1, whole genome shotgun sequence genome:
GTGATGAAATCTAATGTTTTACACCATTCATACTCATAGTCATCCCACTTAATCAGGAAGCCACAGTACTTCCCTTCAGGGATGCTCAGTGACAGCGACAGGGCCCAGATCAAGGCACACATGACAGCTGATGTGTGTCTCCAGCGGTGGCAGCGGTACCAGATGGGCCACAGGACAGACATGCAGCGCTCAGTGCTCATGGCACTGAGCATGCTCAGCCCTGCAAGATAGGCAAAGGTTGATACAACCATGAAGAAACTTGGAGTGGTCATggagatggaagaaaaaaagttaaagacTTCCTCCAGGGAGTCTATGATCTGGAAGAACAGGAAGAGAAAGTCAGCTGCAGCCAGGTTGAGAATGTAAATGGAGAAGGCGTTCCTGCGCATGTAGCATCCCAAGAGCCAGAGCACAACTGCGTTTCCTGCCACACCAATCAGGGCAATGAAGAGGGTCAGGAAAGCCAGGATGAGATTCTTCTCATAGCAGTTTGgaagaatatattgaaaactgACATTCATGGAGGTGGTTTCTGTCTCCCGGGTTGGCATGACTGTATCCATGCTCATGAATCCTCCACTGGTGCTGCTGGGAATACAAAAATGATATGAACAACTGCTGCAAGATCTCTGATTCTTAAGACTACCCTGCTATGTGGGAAGTACTGCCCTTCCCTGTGGCACAGGGAAGGGAAAGACAGGCCTGCAGAAGTTAAGTAATCCATCACAGGCCAGGAGGTCA
Encoded proteins:
- the LOC143389700 gene encoding mas-related G-protein coupled receptor member X2-like, encoding MEESSTSGGFMSMDTVMPTRETETTSMNVSFQYILPNCYEKNLILAFLTLFIALIGVAGNAVVLWLLGCYMRRNAFSIYILNLAAADFLFLFFQIIDSLEEVFNFFSSISMTTPSFFMVVSTFAYLAGLSMLSAMSTERCMSVLWPIWYRCHRWRHTSAVMCALIWALSLSLSIPEGKYCGFLIKWDDYEYEWCKTLDFITSAWLMVLFVTLSGSSLTLIVKILCGSQRVPLTRLYVTIGLTVLVFLSFGLPFGIYWFLLVWILRYDAIPCESFWVTVVLSCVNSCANPIIYFFVGSFRQQRWKRGTLKLVLQRAMQDTPDEGDSGSRVSSGYLRE